The Podospora pseudocomata strain CBS 415.72m chromosome 1 map unlocalized CBS415.72m_1, whole genome shotgun sequence genome has a segment encoding these proteins:
- a CDS encoding uncharacterized protein (COG:K; EggNog:ENOG503NVE3), whose protein sequence is MAAHFANVKSVLSGDTFVLSSPNNPSQEKTFSLAYVSAPRLSKDGDEPYAFQSREFLRNLTVGKPIKFTVLYTIPNSGREYGTAQLQDGTTFPEASVKAGWLKVREDAGRKEESEAALAMIDTLRIYESEAKDEGKGLFSGSGGVIEVQNDLGGPDFLNKWKGKTVEGVIERVISGDRLLARLLLTEKKHWQVMTLIAGIRTPSTARTNPSNGQVQPAEEFGDEARAFVESRLLQRQVKVKIVGVSPQGQLVAAILHPRGNIAEFLLQEGLARCNDFHSTFLGPDMAPLRAAEEQAKSARKRLHRAFVPKATDNKEAEATVTKIVGGDTIIVRNKTGAEKRISLSSVRGPRAGEASEAPWREEAKEFLRKKLIGKHVKVSVDGTKPATDDFEAREVATVTQGGKNIGLQLVEGGYATVIRHRKDDTDRAPNYDELLAAQEKAQEEKKGIWSGKSPKVKNYVDVSESVQKAKIQVSTLSRQKKVPGIVDFCKSGSRFTILIPREGVKLTLVLAGVRAPRAPGRNAQEKGEPFGQEALDLANKRCNQRDCEIDVHDIDKVGGFIGDLYVNRESFAKILVEEGLASVHEYSAQKAGNATELLAAQQRAKEARKGLWKDWDPSQDAQEEEEAAPAESADADVTIDKKPEDYRDIFITNVDSNGRIKVQEIGKGTAALETLMNKFRSFHLNPSNNAGLKDSPKAGDFVAAKFTEDGEWYRARIRSNDRTAKVAEVVYIDYGNTEKQPWSKLRPLSPEFNTQALKAQAIDAQLSFVQLPASPDYLNDAINYIYEITEGKQLVGSFDFIDSKEGVSYITIYDPKAEGSHKVTESLNRRIIEAGWGLVPRKFKRWESSKAFESLVKNLKEAEKVASDAHRGMWEYGELYED, encoded by the exons atggctgcTCACTTCGCCAACGTCAAGTCGGTCCTCAGCGGAGACACCTTTGTTCTCTCCAGCCCAAACAACCCTTCGCAGGAAAAGACATTCTCTCTTGCTTATGTCTCTGCTCCTCGGCTCAGCAAGGACGGTGATGAGCCGTACGCTTTCCAGTCCCGCGAATTTCTCCGGAATTTGACCGTCGGAAAGCCAATCAAGTTCACTGTCTTGT ATACCATCCCCAACTCGGGCCGGGAATACGGTACTGCTCAACTTCAAGACGGCACCACTTTCCCAGAAGCCTCTGTCAAGGCTGGTTGGCTCAAGGTTAGAGAAGATGCTGGCAGAAAGGAAGAGTCCGAGGCTGCCCTGGCCATGATCGACACTCTCCGAATCTACGAGAGCGAGGCCAAGGACGAAGGCAAAGGTCTTTTTTCCGGCTCTGGCGGTGTCATCGAGGTCCAAAACGATCTCGGTGGGCCTGACTTCCTCAACAAGTGGAAGGGAAAGACGGTGGAGGGCGTTATCGAGCGCGTTATTAGCGGCGACCGATTGCTCGCTCGCCTACTCCTCACCGAGAAGAAGCATTGGCAAGTCATGACTCTGATTGCTGGCATCCGCACCCCATCGACGGCCCGAACGAACCCATCCAACGGACAAGTCCAGCCGGCCGAGGAGTTTGGAGATGAGGCCCGCGCCTTTGTCGAGTCTCGCCTCCTTCAGCGccaggtcaaggtcaagattgTGGGTGTGAGCCCACAAGGACAGCTGGTTGCCGCTATCTTGCACCCCCGCGGAAACATTGCCGAGttccttcttcaagaaggtCTCGCTCGCTGCAATGACTTCCACTCTACCTTCCTTGGCCCCGACATGGCTCCTCTTCGGGCCGCAGAGGAGCAGGCCAAGTCTGCCCGTAAGCGCCTCCACAGAGCGTTTGTTCCCAAGGCTACCGACAACAAGGAGGCTGAGGCCACCGTCACGAAGATTGTTGGCGGCGATACCATCATTGTTCGCAACAAAACCGGTGCCGAGAAGAGAATCAGCTTGAGCAGTGTCCGCGGGCCCCGTGCCGGGGAGGCTTCAGAGGCACCATGGAgagaggaggccaaggagttCTTGCGCAAGAAGCTCATTGGCAAACATGTCAAGGTGTCTGTCGACGGGACAAAGCCTGCTACTGATGACTTTGAGGCTCGTGAGGTTGCCACCGTTACCCAGGGCGGCAAGAACATCGGTCTGCAGCTTGTCGAGGGCGGTTACGCCACTGTCATCCGTCATCGCAAGGACGATACTGACCGCGCTCCCAACTACGATGAGCTCTTGGCCGCTCAAGAAAAGGctcaggaggagaagaagggtaTCTGGTCCGGCAAGTCTCCCAAGGTCAAGAACTACGTTGATGTGTCAGAGAGCGTCCAGAAGGCAAAGATCCAGGTTTCTACTCTTTCCCGGCAAAAGAAGGTCCCTGGCATCGTCGATTTCTGCAAGTCTGGCTCCCgcttcaccatcctcatcccccgcgAGGGCGTGAAGCTCACCCTCGTTTTGGCCGGCGTTCGTGCCCCCCGTGCGCCTGGGAGAAATGCGCAGGAGAAGGGTGAGCCCTTTGGCCAGGAGGCCTTGGACTTGGCCAATAAGCGTTGCAACCAGCGCGACTGCGAGATTGATGTTCATGACATCGACAAGGTTGGCGGCTTCATCGGTGACCTCTACGTTAACCGTGAGAGCTTTGCCAAGattcttgtcgaggagggtctTGCCTCCGTTCATGAGTACTCTGCTCAGAAGGCCGGCAACGCTACCGAACTGCTTGCTGCCCAACAGCGTGCCAAGGAGGCCAGGAAAGGTCTCTGGAAGGACTGGGATCCGTCTCAGGATgcccaagaggaggaagaggccgcCCCTGCCGAgtctgctgatgctgatgtcACCATCGACAAGAAGCCAGAGGACTATCGCGATATTTTCATCACCAATGTTGACTCCAACGGCCGAATCAAGGTCCAAGAGATTGGCAAGGGCACCGCTGCTCTTGAGACGCTGATGAACAAGTTCCGCAGCTTCCACCTGAACCCCAGCAACAATGCTGGCCTCAAGGACAGCCCCAAGGCTGGAGACTTTGTTGCTGCCAAGTTCACTGAGGACGGTGAATGGTACAGAGCGCGCATCCGCTCCAACGATCGCACCGCGAAGGTGGCTGAGGTTGTGTACATCGACTATGGCAACACCGAGAAGCAGCCATGGTCCAAGCTCCGTCCCCTGAGCCCAGAGTTCAACACCCAGGCCTTGAAGGCCCAGGCGATTGATGCTCAGCTCTCGTTTGTCCAGCTTCCCGCTTCCCCCGACTACCTCAACGACGCCATCAACTACATCTACGAAATCACCGAGGGCAAGCAGCTTGTAGGCAGCTTCGACTTCATTGACTCCAAGGAGGGCGTCAGCTACATCACGATCTATGACCCCAAGGCTGAGGGTTCCCACAAGGTCACCGAGTCCCTAAATCGTAGGATCATTGAGGCTGGATGGGGTCTTGTCCCACGGAAATTTAAGCGTTGGGAGAGCAGCAAGGCTTTCGAGTCTCTGGTGAAGAATCTCaaggaggctgagaaggtGGCGAGTGATGCCCATCGGGGTATGTGGGAGTACGGTGAGCTCTATGAGGATtga
- the TUS1 gene encoding Rho guanine nucleotide exchange factor (COG:T; EggNog:ENOG503NY4U), translating to MSFRGDESRRYGHVPPAQYPVAGGAQQQPAGYPQRQPSFNNGDDSSFFDQDVAAPRPQPLYIGNNNVGRGEDELFITSPTVDSQPPPPPPPSNRASYMPPPPLTPNTTYQRQFQGNVPPPPPSHSTYNPQHFARSQSTSLPYHPSPAANRYTPTASPTYNAPPQNFTPQAYNPAAYANATAVVPQRHSTVAGYNNNNYGYNYNSATVPHVSAAYVPPPPSGYGGAQQPSATTSPALPNSSFEPTLHSPQYAQQAPTPSSVSSPRESQYPANYGGQQYSNSYATNGANIPQSPGLSASSSQAPYPTHSQIPVGPGYSPDPTSFANRASRSNSHTSPIPSPPNHGYQNSLISRHPTNAPLPNRPLDDLTEGASWRANGRSNSDTRFTQDSLIQDIVSDLGIPSRGQRPLPVNGALSDNNLDMVRRYGSNASGTTMQTATNSLLNRHPSDASSALTSNNDISTTYNWDSEESDPEGAAGLQAMQDDLDDRRFGGMSFPGYPDYKPSSSSAPSAGTPIPAPLGSQLSTPAEEQPSTDSDYGGMDLGMYGGGYAGNLHYGNDINSPPATAHDGPRPLPVPGQVPDYAPFSEASVDYGGTGGLQQPQVHRLSFDEGDERVSLHSRQSSDSPSKEEYPYDQMFWHPGLSNRPLPAIPPSLEGRHSGSHLAPDLVNRAGYQHNHSLSADSRLPYPPDNHEMYPGQHAIQQQQVERSISLSSHSNTPPVVAPARSRTDAAEERRRAQKQMSQQHQLPYPQGAAYEGYETGTPSSMAGYDMITLPTGRRKKFVPSKLNAADIKRCAEPWALSGITAWIREMAEGEPDLKRKTIEEGVLKLFCAKVPTMNVADAELLSANVVESMFAAGILIPEEEWVKFGKGQLSGVLWQLTGSGCYAPKLHEDEGMVPRLHGDGIPVRCYSQHCGRTLKKVNLDNMMSEDDTPTLDWATFHGVTMEDIKSKHKKEVERQNVLHEIVTGEEDFMNQLDVLRLLYRDQLRVYQPPIIAANRLEKFLEAVFGKVDAVQQINKEHLLSQLKYRQQEQGPWIVGFSDLFREWIRKARPIYIEYCSSFPHATYLIRREASRNLLFRQFLDVVRDHKRSKRLEWTTFVKAPITRLQRYGLLLETVKKNMLGESEEKANLVKALEEIKAVTHECDEKVAEMTKKVELIELQGQLVLRPGFQSVLNLDHLGRELLKQGELQRQGSKGVRWVDTHAFLFDHYFILAKGVASKDGRGDKKYDVSKEPIPMPLLFLESLNDDPVAKQKSLTAPLTRTAVAAGSGTQLNKVASNGAERPGLEHAGTSSSMGSMSTVTRLGSGGTDDGKIIYPFRIKHLGHEIYTLYASSAQERAAWCSAIIEAKTRHARALHAQNAEPFRLRILSDGAFAYDSISLMGRQPSVSIRGTPLDRAIREMEQVYGPGRGPPPVCRATVNCACAFTAFGKSMIAIGTDYGVYISESSNPRGWTRTVQISKVTQITVLEDFSVCLLIADRSLISYPLDVVAPVSNFPAPSHDNPRRAPQRLAKDVAFFATARMKDRTLLFYKRKEGMHNTFKVLEPVFQKATEKRSRLFGGRKGGAGSTESFRDFDEFYIPAECFSLNLFQSYIAVASAKGFELLTLDKKVTQSIPRDLSAPAIANIASRINQRPLGMFKLNDQEFLLTYEDCAVYVDKHGEISRTLIMEYSGKQKKAKAATMFGQYLLLFNDDYVEVRNAENGRLRQIIAGRDVRCLDYGFRGPTGSGMANGPGGLPPGLVGSANGGQPDSKGTVKICMSHPEVPGGQIVLEMLLNDGHTEKSA from the exons atgtcATTCCGCGGGGACGAGTCGCGCCGCTATGGCCATGTGCCCCCCGCGCAGTATCCTGTTGCCGGCGGTGCGCAACAACAGCCGGCAGGATACCCTCAACGACAACCGAGCTTCAATAACGGGGACGACTCGAGTTTCTTCGATCAGGATGTGGCCGCTCCCAGACCTCAGCCCCTCTACATCGGTAACAACAatgtggggaggggtgaagACGAGCTTTTCATAACGAGTCCGACGGTAGATTCtcaaccaccgcctccgccgccgccgtcgaaCCGAGCAAGCTACAtgccacctcctccgctgaCCCCCAACACTACCTATCAACGACAGTTCCAGGGCAACGTcccgcctccacccccatcacatTCTACGTATAATCCCCAGCATTTTGCTCGATCGCAATCCACCTCACTTCCataccacccatcaccagcgGCGAACCGATATACGCCCACAGCGAGCCCAACTTACAACGCGCCCCCTCAGAACTTCACTCCCCAAGCGTACAACCCAGCTGCGTATGCGAATGCCACTGCTGTGGTTCCGCAAAGGCACTCTACCGTTGCAGGGTACAATAACAACAACTATGGTTATAATTACAATTCAGCCACGGTCCCTCATGTGTCTGCGGCCtatgttcctcctccgccctcagGTTATGGGGGGGCTCAACAGCCCTCGGCCACTACTTCTCCGGCGCTTCCAAACTCTTCTTTTGAGCCAACACTTCACAGTCCGCAGTATGCCCAACAAGCACCAACTCCATCATCCGTTAGCTCTCCCCGTGAATCACAGTACCCGGCAAATTATGGCGGACAGCAATACTCCAATTCTTATGCTACCAATGGAGCCAACATCCCACAGAGCCCTGGGCTCTCTGCCTCGAGCTCACAAGCACCTTATCCAACGCATTCCCAGATTCCAGTTGGTCCAGGATACTCTCCAGATCCCACCTCTTTTGCCAACCGGGCCTCTCGATCTAACTCGCACACATCGCCAATACCTTCACCCCCAAATCATGGGTATCAAAACTCTCTGATATCCCGCCACCCAACAAATGCTCCTCTTCCCAACCGCCCATTGGACGACTTGACGGAGGGAGCAAGTTGGAGAGCGAACGGACGAAGTAATAGCGACACGCGGTTTACTCAGGACAGCTTGATCCAGGATATTGTTTCTGACCTTGGGATTCCTTCCCGTGGACAGCGGCCCTTGCCCGTTAATGGCGCTTTGTCTGACAATAACTTGGACATGGTGCGGCGTTATGGCTCTAATGCGTCTGGCACTACGATGCAAACTGCGACGAACTCGCTGTTGAATCGACACCCATCCGATGCCTCCTCTGCTCTGACTAGTAATAATGATATCTCGACGACATATAACTGGGACTCCGAGGAAAGCGACCCTGAGGGCGCCGCGGGGCTCCAGGCTATGCAAGATGATCTTGACGACCGAAGGTTTGGCGGAATGTCTTTCCCTGGATATCCTGATTACAAaccctcgtcttcgtctgCACCTTCAGCAGGCACGCCAATCCCTGCTCCGTTGGGATCTCAGCTTTCTACGCCTGCGGAGGAGCAGCCTAGCACTGATAGCGACTATGGTGGAATGGATCTAGGAATGTATGGCGGCGGCTATGCTGGGAATCTTCATTATGGAAACGATATCAACTCGCCGCCAGCTACAGCTCATGACGGACCACGACCGCTCCCAGTTCCGGGACAAGTCCCTGATTATGCACCCTTTTCCGAAGCATCGGTAGACTATGGCGGTACTGGTGGTCTCCAACAGCCCCAGGTCCACCGTCTGAGctttgatgagggtgatgaaagGGTGTCACTTCACTCGCGGCAGAGCAGTGACTCCCCTTCCAAAGAGGAGTATCCGTACGATCAGATGTTTTGGCACCCTGGCCTGTCTAACCGACCTCTGCCTGCCATCCCTCCAAGTCTAGAAGGACGACACAGTGGCTCCCACCTTGCCCCAGATCTGGTAAACAGAGCCGGTTATCAGCACAATCATTCTCTGAGTGCAGACTCTCGACTTCCTTATCCACCTGATAACCACGAGATGTATCCAGGTCAACATGCgatccagcaacaacaagttGAAAGGTCGATATCTTTGTCGAGTCACAGCAATACCCCTCCAGTGGTGGCACCTGCAAGGTCTAGGACAGATGCCGCCGAGGAGCGGAGGCGCGCGCAGAAGCAGATgtcgcaacaacaccagcttcCCTACCCACAAGGCGCCGCATATGAAGGCTATGAGACGGGTACTCCATCTTCCATGGCTGGCTATGATATGATCACCCTGCCCACTGGAAGACGGAAGAAATTTGTTCCTTCGAAGCTTAATGCCGCCGATATTAAGCGGTGTGCAGAGCCATGGGCTCTTAGTGGCATAACTGCCTGGATCCGCGAGATGGCTGAGGGCGAGCCAGATCTGAAAAGGAAGACCATCGAAGAGGGCGTTCTTAAGCTTTTCTGTGCTAAAGTTCCGACCATGAATGTCGCCGACGCTGAGCTTCTGAGCGCCAACGTCGTCGAATCCATGTTTGCCGCTGGAATCCTTATACCCGAGGAAGAATGGGTCAAGTTCGGCAAAGGTCAACTGTCCGGTGTGCTGTGGCAACTTACTGGCTCTGGGTGCTACGCTCCAAAGCTGCATGAAGATGAGGGCATGGTCCCCAGGTTGCATGGAGATGGCATTCCTGTGAGATGCTACTCCCAGCATTGCGGCCGGACGCTTAAGAAGGTGAACCTGGACAACATGATGTCCGAGGACGACACGCCCACCCTTGACTGGGCCACTTTCCATGGCGTGACCATGGAAGACATCAAATCTAAGCACAAGAAGGAAGTCGAGAGACAGAACGTTCTGCACGAAATTGTCACGGGCGAGGAAGACTTCATGAACCAGCTCGATGTTCTCCGGCTGCTTTACAGGGATCAACTACGAGTCTACCAGCCACCGATTATCGCGGCAAACAGACTCGAGAAGTTCCTCGAGGCCGTGTTTGGAAAGGTCGATGCCGTCCAGCAAATCAACAAAGAACACCTCCTTTCTCAGCTCAAGTATCGCCAACAGGAGCAAGGGCCGTGGATTGTTGGCTTTAGTGATCTGTTCAGGGAGTGGATCAGAAAGGCCAGGCCGATTTACATCGAGTATTGTTCATCATTCCCACACGCCACATACTTGATCAGGAGAGAGGCGAGCAGAAATCTTTTGTTCCGCCAGTTCCTCGACGTGGTCAGAGATCACAAGCGTTCGAAGCGTCTCGAATGGACCACATTCGTGAAGGCACCCATCACCCGGCTACAACGATACGGCCTTCTCTTGGAGACGGTCAAAAAGAACATGCTTGGCGAaagcgaggagaaggccaatCTTGTCAAGGCTCTGGAGGAAATCAAAGCAGTCACTCACGAATGTGATGAGAAGGTTGCTgagatgacgaagaaggtTGAGTTGATTGAACTTCAGGGACAATTAGTGCTGCGTCCAGGTTTCCAGTCAGTACTGAACCTCGACCATCTCGGCCGAGAATTACTCAAGCAGGGCGAGCTACAGAGACAGGGCTCAAAAGGCGTCCGTTGGGTTGATACACACGCGTTTCTTTTTGATCACTATTTTATCCTGGCCAAGGGTGTCGCCTCaaaggatgggaggggtgaCAAGAAGTATGATGTTTCAAAGGAG CCAATTCCAATGCCGCTGCTCTTCTTGGAGAGTTTGAATGACGATCCGGTTGCCAAACAAAAGAGCTTGACAGCACCGCTGACCAGAACAGCGGTCGCAGCTGGTTCGGGTACGCAACTGAATAAGGTGGCCTCTAATGGGGCAGAGCGTCCTGGGCTTGAGCATGCCGGAACTAGTTCTTCCATGGGATCCATGAGTACGGTTACTCGCCTAGGCTCTGGTGGCACAGACGACGGGAAGATCATCTACCCCTTCCGTATCAAGCATCTCGGTCACGAGATCTACACCCTCTATGCCTCGTCGGCCCAGGAAAGGGCGGCTTGGTGCTCAGCCATTATTGAAGCAAAGACCAGACACGCACGAGCATTGCATGCGCAGAATGCGGAACCATTCCGGCTGCGCATCTTATCTGATGGTGCCTTCGCCTATGATTCTATCTCACTTATGGGCAGGCAACCGAGTGTATCGATTCGGGGTACTCCCTTGGATCGAGCCATCAGAGAGATGGAGCAGGTGTATGGCCCAGGTCGGGGACCTCCACCAGTCTGCAGAGCTACCGTGAACTGCGCCTGCGCCTTCACTGCTTTTGGCAAGTCGATGATCGCCATTGGAACGGACTATGGCGTGTACATATCGGAGTCATCAAATCCTCGCGGTTGGACGAGGACGGTGCAAATCAGCAAAGTCACCCAAATCACCGTCTTGGAAGACTTTTCGGTCTGTCTCCTCATCGCCGACAGATCGCTAATTTCATATCCTCTCGACGTGGTTGCCCCCGTCTCCAATTTCCCTGCACCATCCCATGACAACCCCCGCCGGGCACCTCAGCGGTTGGCCAAGGACGTCGCTTTCTTCGCCACGGCACGCATGAAGGATAGGACTCTCTTGTTTTACAAGCGCAAGGAGGGCATGCACAACACGTTCAAGGTTCTCGAGCCGGTCTTCCAAAAGGCAACTGAGAAGAGATCCCGGCTCTTTGGCGGCCGTAAGGGCGGCGCCGGCTCCACAGAATCATTCCGCGATTTTGACGAGTTTTACATCCCCGCCGAGTGCTTCTCTCTCAATCTCTTCCAGTCCTACATTGCTGTTGCCTCGGCCAAGGGCTTTGAGCTGTTGACCCTCGACAAGAAGGTTACGCAGTCGATTCCTCGAGACCTGAGCGCGCCAGCGATTGCCAACATCGCCTCAAGAATCAATCAGAGACCGCTGGGCATGTTCAAGCTCAACGACCAAGAGTTCCTGCTTACATACGAGGACTGTGCGGTCTATGTTGATAAGCATGGAGAAATCAGCCGGACGCTGATTATGGAGTACTCGGGcaagcaaaagaaggcaaAGGCGGCGACCATGTTTGGACAATACTTGCTATTGTTCAATGATGATTACGTGGAGGTGAGGAATGCGGAGAATGGGAGGTTGAGACAGATCATTGCGGGTAGAGATGTGAGGTGTTTGGATTACGGATTTAGGGGGCCGACAGGAAGCGGCATGGCAAACGGTCCTGGCGGTCTGCCACCCGGGCTGGTGGGATCAGCTAATGGCGGGCAGCCGGATTCGAAGGGGACGGTCAAGATTTGCATGAGCCACCCTGAGGTTCCCGGCGGTCAGATCgtgttggagatgttgttgAATGATGGGCACACGGAGAAGAGTGCGTGA
- the TAL1 gene encoding Transaldolase (COG:H; EggNog:ENOG503NUE1), whose amino-acid sequence MSNSLEQLKATGTVVVSDSVLPSIASSSNDDNYPSALLLDTILTSLPAIAKYKPQDATTNPSLILAATKKAEYAALLDAAVEKAKAEGGSVDRQVDSALDHLLVEFGRKILEIVPGKVSTEVDAAFSFDTKKSVDKALHLIQLYEKAGVSKDRVLIKIASTWEGIKAAEILQRDHGINTNLTLMFSLVQAIAAAEAGAFLISPFVGRILDWFKAAHKKEYKKEEDPGVASVKSIFNYYKKFGYKTIVMGASFRNTGEITELAGCDYLTISPNLLEELMNSSEAVPQKLNAEGASALDIEKKTYINDEPTFRFDFNEDQMAVEKLREGISKFAADAVTLKDIIKAKVQA is encoded by the exons ATGTCCAACTCTCTtgagcagctcaaggccactGGCACC GTTGTTGTCAGTGACTCTG TATTACCCTCGATTGCGTCCTCCTCGAACGACGACAACTACCCCTCCGCCTTGCTTTTGGATACAATACTCACATCTCTTCCAGCCATTGCCAAGTACAAGCCCCaggatgccaccaccaacccctccctgattctcgccgccaccaaaAAGGCCGAGTATGCCGCTCTCCTCGACGCTGCTGtcgagaaggccaaggccgagggTGGTTCCGTTGACAGACAAGTCGACTCTGctctcgaccacctcctcgTCGAGTTCGGCCGCAAGATTCTTGAGATTGTCCCCGGCAAGGTCTCCACTGAGGTCGATGCCGCTTTCTCTTTCGACACCAAGAAGTCCGTTGACAAGgctctccacctcatccag CTCTACGAGAAGGCCGGTGTCTCCAAGGACCGCGTCCTGATCAAGATCGCCTCCACCTGGGAGGGTATCAAGGCCGCCGAGATCCTCCAGCGCGACCacggcatcaacaccaaccttaCCCTCATGTTCTCTCTGGTCCAGGCTATCGCCGCGGCCGAGGCTGGCGCTTTCCTGATCTCCCCCTTCGTCGGCCGTATCCTCGACTGGTTCAAGGCTGCCCACAAGAAGGAgtacaagaaggaggaggaccccGGTGTCGCCAGCGTCAAGAGCATCTTCAACTACTACAAGAAGTTTGGATACAAGACGATCGTCATGGGTGCCTCTTTCCGCAACACCGGTGAGATCACCGAGCTGGCTGGCTGCGACTACCTTACCATTTCT cccaacctcctcgaggAGCTCATGAACTCCTCCGAGGCCGTCCCCCAGAAGCTCAACGCCGAGGGTGCTTCCGCTCTCGATATTGAGAAGAAGACCTACATCAACGACGAGCCCACCTTCCGCTTCGACTTCAACGAGGACCAGATGGCTGTTGAGAAGCTCCGTGAGGGTATCAGCAAGTtcgctgctgatgctgttaCGCTGAAGGATatcatcaaggccaaggttCAGGCTTAG